In the Salvia miltiorrhiza cultivar Shanhuang (shh) chromosome 8, IMPLAD_Smil_shh, whole genome shotgun sequence genome, ttaatcactccatatatatatatatatatagatagatatgcATGTGAGATGTACATGGATAAAGAAAAGGAGACCATACCTTAGTGCTAAAGAGTCGTGCAAGAAAATTTATTTGTGCAGTGGGCAAGAATTGACATGGGACAATctattaatatcattaatgaGTGCAATGTTTGATTTTTGATATGCTGTAATAATTTAGCTTCTGTTTTGGGAAACGACTTACTCCTCCAACTTcgttttttttaagtgtcctattaagataaatttattgttcctttttaagtgtcctatttcagaatttgagaataaaaaagTGACAAAGTTCCTACTTTACCCTTTTTCTTTAATATCACAAATTAGCAATTATTTTTGTGCATTAACCATTAATCCAACGCAGCTCCAAAAGAGTGACAAAAACATATTCAAAATCTTTCAAATTCTTCATGCTTAGTAATGATTACATACATGTATCTAAAAGAATGgataagttcatgtatttttgtAACATTACAAATTCTTCTATGTTTTTATTAAAATGATTTCTAcatgtatttttattaatagTTTCGTACATGTATCTAAATACCAAATGACactcattatttttttatttaaaaatttaaattcaaacaAATCTTTTGATTTTGGCCGTGGACGAAAATATTAgcggaattttattttttagaaaagatgTGGAGATGGAATACATATAGAACTTTAGTAGTTTTAATGGAATATTAACCGTTTGTATTTTAACAAAATCAAAAAGGTGAGCAGCTCATTAGTTAGTCAAATgctcacaaaaaaaattaaaataaatttattacactttgaaaataataaatataggcACAAAGGTAATACTCTAACTTCCTTGATATATGTACTTTTTTTTCAtgggacacttaaaaaaaaacagagggaGTAGACCACAATAATTTTATGGCCTATCCTTTATTTTTCTAGGGAAAAGATTTTTGGCCACCAGGTGTTTTAGACATCTTCataaaaaatcagtttttttcttaatgtttaatttgattgattttttgctatttagtgatttgtctaaaatattattttcaaaaatatattcaaccgattttattattttttttattttaatattttttttcaagttcactaatttttatataaaaatataaaaattgaaaataagaaCAAAATCGGTTGAATCTATTTTTggaaatgatattttagacaaatcactaaataacaaaaaattagtCAAATTAAACATCAAACAAAAACCGATTTTTTATAAAGATGTCTAAGACACCTGCTATCCAAAAATCACTCCCcatttttctaatatttataGATGTTTATGAGCATCCACTATATGTATCTcaattcaaaaggtttgatgaaATAGAAAATTTGTAATATACAGAATATTGTGAAAAATAAGTGTTTGTTGTGATTAGTGGTGGTGGGATCATGGAAATACTATGCATGCAGCAACATGATGTGCATttcaaattttggaaaaaataaaaagacaaAATTCATTATTTATGGTGAGAAAAAATGTCACGTGAGGAAGAGTGCCCAAGTTGACGAAGTCACGTGATGAGAGGGGACAGAAGCCGCGCCATTTCCAGACTCCAAGAAGATCTATTGCCCATAGCCTATAGTCAACCTCAGACCGTTgacttatatttaaattattctcTCTCTTTTTGGGTCCCTACTCCCTTTATTTGCCACAAATTTTATCACAAGATagtaatataatttcaaaattttacaaacaaaaatttatttaatactccatttGTCCCTGAAAATTGTAGCCTTATTATCATATCGAAATGTCTATAAAAATTGTACTATTTAAAAATGACCCACAAACTTTTTTTgtcactatttacaaaaatatttgagaCTCAATCTCTACTCAAATACAATTATcatactttttcttaaaacatgaGCCACCTTCATTAAATcacaatttttaatatttatctcatttaatcacttttcaaattttacttgagaatcataattatttttacttcaTTGTGAATTGTTGTATAGTATATAGTATGATTTATTTACTTCATACGAGAattgttatactccctccgtccacgaaagaacttcctatctttcctttttgggacgtccacaaaagaacttcatacctatttttggattataccccatcacttataatcctcttacttttcactttccacaactctcaatattaattataacacattttcaccactcccaatacactcaactatcttttatccactctcaatacactcaacaatattttttcttaaaactcgtgccctccctcctaggaagttctttcatggacggagggagtataagttaaatataatttattttacaattgtaattatagtcatatataatatagagtaaaattttgaagtagccaaaatgaagcataaaacacaatttatggccacacattgaaaaaacacaaattttggccatttttattgatttggatgTTTTTATCCTTAATGAGGCGGATAGGGTAggatcagacacgcgggtcgcgtgccgggtcgggttaggcacttatgctactattagtgccataagtgccaagattttactttggttttattttgaatttccgttggtACTTATGGcattaatagtgccataagtgccattcgtgcagcacaaatacaaaaacaacaacatcatttaaaccctaaatggaacatctaaaccctaaatggaacatctaaacctcaaatggataatctaaaccctaaatggaatatctaaaccctagggggaagtgtgcacttatggcacttatggcactaatagtgccatacgtgcagcacacagatcagatcagatctgccatggctgaaatcgaaggaggcggagctgcacagatcagatcagatctgtcatggctgaaatcgaaggaggcggagatcagatctgccatggctgaaatcgaaggaggcggagctgcacagatcagatcagatttgccatggctgaaatcgaaggaggcggagatcagatctgccgatggaggaggcggcacaatgatcagatcagatccaccgccgcctcatcctccactccgacgaattctgcccaggcggcgcgctggagagagagagagagagggagatgagaaagagagaggagagagcggcagccgcttgagagagagagagggaggatctcctccaccaccgccgcgagagctccgacgaattctccaagcttggcgccgctgccgcgcagccgctggagagagagagagggagatgagaaagagaaatgagccgctggagcagagagagggagatgagaaagagagaggagccgctggagagagagagggagatgagaaagagagaggagagagagagagaagggtagaatagtcatgacatacaaaaaatggccaaaatttatattttttcaaatgatggacaaaatttgatgttgtatatTGAATAGGGTCATTCGACCCTATTGTTTCTATAATATAACTATGTAATTCTTTAttctttataaatattttaaataccaACAATCccaatatatattgattttttttatcacaaactatttatttattgcCTAATCATTCAATTTATTGAGATCATGTTTCCACTTTATAATACACATATcacaatattttcttaaaatttatattttcacaTTCACATCACACTTATGGTGGAGGAATAGAGTATTTTTTAGGAAACACTTGAAGTGTCTTCCATGTCATAATTTGAGCCATTTTAACCACTCCAAATcattattttgtgtttttaaaaatttggatgatttttACAAATGATTCTGAAATTCCAACCATTTATCAATTACCATACCTTTTAAAGTTGGCCAATATTATAGATAACTGCAAAGTTCCAGTCATAAATTCCAACCATAGGTATTTGGTTAGTTTCAAAACTcccccttttcttttctttttttttttttttgttccaaaTCGAATGATTCTTGACAATTTAGCCTCTCTTTTCTTATTTTGAAAAAGTCAATAAAAATTTACTCCAATTTCATTAAAAGAGCACGAGGGATACTTAGAGCACCAAACAAAACAGATACAAAGTAAGATCAGAAAGATGTCATTCCAATTTAAGGAATACTTGAAGATAAACAACAAATATGATCAGAGAACCACTCATGAGtggaataacaaaatttattaGGAAATATCGTTGTCGCTGTGACCCATCTCCAAATGCAAATAATACTCCCATCCACAACTTTCACGACATCTGAGCTCATCCCTTTGAAGATTCTCTCATTCCTAATTTTTCAGAGTTTCCAACATACACACGACCAGGTGATATTAAAAGTAATCTTTTGAGCTTTATTTTTGCCCAAGCTCACAAACTCAACAAAGTGATCCATTTAGCCAATGTTTGATTGGGTGTTTTTGAAGGTTGAAAAGGAAATCAATTAACTGAATCCATTACTTATTGTTTGATTTGGATAATAAGCTAACCATTACCCCTACTTTGGGGTaatccaatcacccaatttgttacccctcaaaatagaggggaaacaaaagaaaggaaatctcttactaatgattcatttccattatcaaaccaaacactcaataaaaataatgctTATTGTTAAACCATTTCACTTGGACCCAAAAATTTGTCACATGGCAGAAAACAtggaatataaaactgaaaccACCAAAAATATTTGAGTAGTTAAATATGATGTATTTCTTGACAACAACATTATACATCATCTCCTTGACTCAGTCGAAGGGCCTCAAATTATCACAATCATATCTAAATACCAAATCCACTATTATCTATCAGAATCTCATCTAATTAAAGTTTGGAAACTCATACAAGCTACACACCCTTTTAAAATAcacttcctcttcttcttcttcttctttttttttttctagaatAACGACAGACGCCACATTCGTCGTCTCCGATGCAGAAGCATCGTCTAATATGTAGCATCTCAGCAATCTGAACATTTAAAACACATTCCAGGCTTTGCTGAGATAATCAGTTGCAATAAAATTAGACTTGCGGAACTCTTACCATTACTTACCACACTCTATTACTGTTGTTAGAGGTAATTTTCGACGTATTTATGCGAAAAGTTACCATATCAACTAAAGTCAAGGAGGGATGGAAGCTGACTTGGAGTGTCAACCGGCGGCAACAGCGTCAGTCCTGGGACTACTGTCTAGAAGCTGATGGAGTTTAGCTCCGGGACGACTACTGTTGTCGTACGAGTCGCTGCTGTCCTCGTTTCTAACATCGGATGAGTCCGAGTTGTTAACTCTTGCAAGTAGGTTTACTGTGCCTACTGGCTTCAGTCTTAGATCATCAATCTTATGAAGATTTACCTCCTCTCTGTGTCCTAGTTGAGTGCCTTTTAGTTTCTCCTACAAATTCCAATCATTCATGAGATGAAATGTAAATTTGGCGACGAGCTAGTAGAGAGATCAGGTGTTGGCAACGTACCATTAGTGCAGCATTTTCAAGCTTTAGTTTCCCAGAGCTTTCCATTAGTTTATTTATCTCGGATTTGAGGGTCATGTTCTCAGAAGTTAGTGCCTGAACTTTGACAGCTAGTTCTTCAGTCTCAGCCTGTGTGAAAGGTAGACGACCACATAACAAAAAAGGCGATAAGGAACTCTATCTTACGAGGACTTCTCCATTAGATTGTAATCTTTTGCGGTGAGTCGTACCTGCTTCCTCAGTCTTGATCTTCTTGCTGATTCCCGGTTGGACTGTTTCCTCCTCTCTCTTTTCAACTCTCTTTCGTTCTGCAACCAAATATCACGTTGAGATTGAGAAACAAACATATGTAAGAATTCCAAATCCATGCGATGCATCTAACCAAATTTTGCATGCAATTGAATAAAGTAACCAAAAGAAGTCTTGACGAGCACACCTGCATCCAGCTTTCATTTGGAATCGATGGGAGTGGAACACTAGTTGGGCTGGAAATTGCACTCAGGGAAGGTTCCTTGATTTCCACTGCAGTGTTCATGTTCTCCATCGCTTTCACTGGCTTATTAGCCGGAGGAATCACGTCCATCATCTTCTCAGAAGCTCGGCCAACTTCGACAAGAGGAGCTAAACTGCTTTTCTTAGGAGCTTTCCCATCTTCTGATTAAAAGCATCACATAAAACAGATCAGATCAAAATAATATTGAGGAGAGCACATTATAGCATGTTTCGGCAAATAGATTTGGTATGCTCATGCATTTTGTGATAGAAAGTTGCAAGGCTCAACATGCTTGACATACTCAAAATATGTACAGTAAAGGTCTGTAAAATTACCAGGATGAAGAAAAAAGCTTTACCTCTTTCAGGAGATCCTTGTCCATTTCTCTTCTTGCCATTTTGATTAGCCTATAAATGAATCAGATTAAAATTATAAGCAATACTTTTAGACAACCCACAACAACTATCTAACAAAAGAACAGGAAAACTCTCATCTAGTAAGATAGTCCCTTACCCCTTGTGCAACTCCGTTACTTCCATCACTGGAACCATCAGTTTCATCACTGTTCATATAACCAAATTTGAGCATTTAGTCAATACGTTAATCCAAATAAGCAGAAAACCATAAGAATCCATTCCTCAATTTCAACTACAGAATTATGGCATATGTTAAAGTACTAAGTAATTTAAGGTATATTGCTATGTCCTTGAGTCTCCACAAACCTGTCCGTTGACAGTCTCCGGTCAGTTTCATTTTCAGTACCATCACCATTTCCGTTGCCTATTGATATAGCAAGCCCATCAaattctttcaacttcttcacaAATCCTCCATCTGTATTCCCTGATGACTTGGCTGGTGTTTCCACGTTCATAGCAGTACCAGCCTACGTGTAAAAGCACATATAGTAATTAAATCTGGCTCTTCACCAACTCTAAGGTCATCTGTTAATATCTTAATGTTGACTAACAATGTTAAGTAGAAGCTTGAAAAGAAATACtaaaaatttatcatttttaactTTTTCTCACAGCAAATAGAGTAGACCTCGTGTTTGCTTAAAGCTTCACTATAAACTTACCATAGGAACTCCGGGATGTGCGTAAACTCCTCCATGAGCATAGAAGGCAGCATATGGAGCTCCATAAGGAGGGATCATCGACTGATAAAACCAATGTTTGGTGTTATGAGCTTTCTATATATTCCAACCCCACTAATATATGAAATCAGACCAATTCAATGCTTAGAAAATCTGCAATACCTGTGGTGGACCCCACATATAGGAGGGGTGGTGCATGCGGGGAAGTAACAGCCGAATTCATATATGGTGGAACAGCAAATCGGGGACCATAGTAAGCCTGATAGATAATCATCCACAATAAccattaaaaagaaattaaacatTCTTTCTACTGCACAAGTATTTTTTAGTGTAGACGAAAATTTGTGAGGACATAATGCTAACCTGCATTGCTGCCCAGTCAGGATACATATGCATGTTATTCTGATCCTGCCAATTGGAAGGTACTTTAAACTTCCTCGGGAAACAAGAGCTAATGATAATTCAGGAAAAAAGGGAAACAACAAATAAAGCTAGCTGGCTCAAGTATACGATATTTATACAGATACATTTATCCTTCTTTATACAATCATTAGATGAGAGGCTGCAGATAGTAAATAACATTACAAAATTACAGCGATAGCAGTTCTATATACGCACCACCGCAGGTGAAGATGATTTTTCCAACTTGGTAGCCTTCCCTTCTTCACTGTTTCCCATGATGTGTTCGGGAACAACTCTTGATGCTCTGCTTAATGATGGTCGAACAAGATGACAAGTATCAATGCTCTGCCATTATGGAAAATAGCTAAAATTAACACGATCAATCTATATATCCACTACTGACTTGACCAACCACCATCATCAATAATATGGGAAGATAAAGTGAGGCGGATTTGTTCCAAAAATATGATACAAAACTTCTAAAACATTGAGCTGGCGTTATCGAACTAAGAACACACCAAGACCAGTTACCCAGCAGGGGTACAAACCATGCAGAATGCTGAGTCATGAAAGTTAATGAGAGAAAGAACAAGTAAAGCCTTGAAAAGCATTTCCCTGTGCTTTATGCAACAAAACAAAAGTCAATGTGGAAAAACACCAGTG is a window encoding:
- the LOC130998929 gene encoding LOW QUALITY PROTEIN: common plant regulatory factor 1-like (The sequence of the model RefSeq protein was modified relative to this genomic sequence to represent the inferred CDS: deleted 1 base in 1 codon), whose product is MGNSEEGKATKLEKSSSPAVDQNNMHMYPDWAAMQAYYGPRFAVPPYMNSAVTSPHAPPSYMWGPPQSMIPPYGAPYAAFYAHGGVYAHPGVPMAGTAMNVETPAKSSGNTDGGFVKKLKEFDGLAISIGNGNGDGTENETDRRLSTDSDETDGSSDGSNGVAQGANQNGKKRNGQGSPEREDGKAPKKSSLAPLVEVGRASEKMMDVIPPANKPVKAMENMNTAVEIKEPSLSAISSPTSVPLPSIPNESWMQNERELKRERRKQSNRESARRSRLRKQAETEELAVKVQALTSENMTLKSEINKLMESSGKLKLENAALMEKLKGTQLGHREEVNLHKIDDLRLKPVGTVNLLARVNNSDSSDVRNEDSSDSYDNSSRPGAKLHQLLDSSPRTDAVAAG